CCGTCGTATCGTGGGTCTCCCCCGGCGGCTCACCGCACACCATGATCAATCCCTCGGGCCGCATCTTGCAGTAGAAGTCGCGCCCTTCCTCCTCGATGAACGGCCCATCCAGCGGGACGGTTCCTTCCGCGTCGAGCACAAACACCTGTCGCTTCCGCGGCGTGACCGGGATGCGGATGCCCGCCATCTCACCGACAGCTCGGGCCCAGGCACCGGCCGCATTGACCACGACCGGCGTCGAGATCGGGCCGCGCCGCGTCAGCACCCGGCACACCCGTCCGGCCTCCGCCTCGATACCCGTGACGTCATGGCCTTCGCACACGGCCACCCCCCGGGCCCGCGCCGCCTCCGCAAGGCGCTGCACCATGGCGAGCGGCGTGATCCACGGATCGGCCCCGGAGAACGTTGCGACGGCCGCATCGTCGATGGTTAGATACGGAAACCGGCGCCGCATCTCGCCGGCGTCGAGCAGTTCGAGGGGCACGCCCATCGCCGCGTGCATCGAAACCCGCCGGCGGGCCTCCTGCGTCTCGCCGGCCGTGGTCCACACCAGTAGGCTGCCGTGTGGGTGAAGATCCGTGCCGAGCTCATCGCGCAACCGCTGGTGAACGGCGATACTCTCGATTTGGAGGCGCAGGTCGGCTTCCGAACCGGCCTGCAACATCACGATTCCCGCGGCCCGCCCCGTCGCGCCGGCTCCCGTCGTCGATCGCTCGAGGACCACGACGCCCGGCACCCCGGCTTCGGCAAGAAAGAACGCTGCGGAGACTCCAACGATCCCCCCGCCGACGACAACGACCTCGGCGGTCGCCGGCACGCCGGTCACGCAACACGCCCCGCTGACGCCACCTGCTGCATCGTGTCTCGGGTTCTTCGCGGGGCGATCGTCTCCTCCGGCCTCCCCGCACGCCCCATGCTAGGACTCCACGCCACCGATGGGCGCGGCGACACGAAGCCTCGGGCGCTCGGGCCCGCGGGAGGGGAGGCGAACGGCGCTACGCGTCCGGACGGGCTCCACTACAAGAGACCCGAATTGATGGCGCCTCGCGGCGTGTTTAGCGTGGCGCTCCCGTCCGGGCTGGAAGCGCAGTTTAAGGGGCGTACTGATGTCCGGCGCTCCCTCCGGTGGATTCGAGAGCTGCTGCCGTGAATGCCGCCCAGGAGCGCGTGTCAGCCCACCCCATTTTGGCCGCCGTTCCCGAGCGGCAGGGTGGCGATGATGCATCAGGCGCTCGGCTCCTTCGATCGCTCGACGGAGCCCGCGGGTTGACCGTGGAGAGCGTCAGAAGATTTCACAACCCCTTCATGTTTGGTTAATAGGAGGCGCATAACATAAGGAAATGGATATGCCGTGTCCACGGGGGTGAGGCGATGTCATTTATGCGTCGACGGGCCCGAGGAGCTACCGCACTGGGCGTGTTCGTGCTGACCATGATCCTGTCCGGGGCTCCGTACTCCGCGGGGCAAAGTGTAGCGCAGATCGGAGACCCCGCCATTCCGCCGGTCCTGATCGGCCCGACCAGCGAACCGCAACTCAACTGGAATCAACTGATCGGCTTGCTGCGCCGGCGCGTGAAGTACGTGTTCCTGATCTACCAAGAGAATCGTTCGTTCGACTCCTACTTCGGCACGTTCCCCGAGGCGGACGGCCTGTATTCGCAACCCGCGGATCACACGCCAGGATACTACCAGACGATCATCAATACCGACGGGAGTCTCGCGCTGATTCATCCATTCCGCATCGGCCCGGATCAGTACGCCGCGGACACGGACGATATCGACCACTCGCACTCGCGGATCGTAGCCAGGATGGATGTCGCGGGTGGTCATCCCCTCATGGACCACTTTGCGATCAACGAAGAGCTCAAGTATTCGCCCGAGGGACCGCCATCTCTCAAAGCCAAGCAGTTCGGCGAACTCGCCATGGCCCACGAAGACTGCGACACCGTTCCGATCCTCTGGCGGTACGCGAACCGGTTTGTCTTGTTCGACCACATCTTCCAGCAGATGACCGGCCCATCCACGCCCGGCAACCTGGCGATCATCGCCGCCCAGACCGGAGCCACGCAGTGGCTCAAGCACCCCGATCAAGCCTATCACGGCAGCGGGGACCAGGGGACGGGCGTCCCGGTGCTGAACGACGCCGACCCATTTTGGGGATCGCAGCTCGATCCTACCCCGGCCACCCGGCGGCTTCCGGTCAATCCGCGCGACTTCAGCGGCACCCCGCCCAAGGAATACGCCACCCAGATTAACCTGACGTTTGCCAGCCTTCCCCTGACGCTTCAGGGTTACAACCTCGACCGCGTGGCCGCGCAAGACCGCGACCCGCATGGGGACCTGGACGACGTGCGGAACGACGTCACCGCGATCTCCGCCACCGGGCACCCCGACGTTGCATGAGGGTTGTACGAGGAAGGCTACGATCACGAGCCGACCAATCCCGGGCCGGTGGACGCCGAAGGCCAGCACGCGTCCTACATCACCCATCACAACGGGCCGCAATACTTTGGCTACGTCGCGAACAACCCCCAGATGGCCCAGCACCTGCACGGATTGCAGGACCTGTGGGACGCGCTCGACCGCCGCACGCTGGCCCGGTCGGGCGGCGTCTTCTACGTCAAGGGCGGATCCACGAACACCCTGAAGCTCGTGCCCACAGATCCCGACGCGGCGGTGCGAAAGAACTTCCTGGGCGACGACGATCACCCCGCGTACGCTGACGCGCAGATCAGCGAAGCCACGGCCGCGGAGACCATCAACAAGATCGTGCACAGCCCCTATTGGAGCCAGAGCGCGATCATCATCACGTGGGACGACTCCGAGGGAGACTACGATCACGTCCCGCCCCCGAGCGCCGCGTACGGCCCCGACGGAGGCCTGGTCAGCGACGGCCCGCGGGTCCCGCTGCTTCTCATCTCGCCGTACGCGCGGGCCCACGCGATCGACCACGCCGTCGGGGACCACGCGTCCTTCGTCAAGTTCGTGGACGTGCTGTTCAACCTGCCTCCGCTGGCGCTCCTCCCCGACGAGCTGACGGCCCGCCGGATCGGAAAGCAACTGTACGGCCAGGATAATCTCGGACCCACCGACGCCCTCACGCCGGGCGTCGCCGACTTGGTGTCGGCGTTTGATCCGGCCAGGCTCACCGACCAGGCTCCGCCGTTGCCGGGCGGCTACGCGGAGATCCCGGACCAGGACGTGGTGCGTCTCCCCGCCGCGAGCGGCATGTCCTGCCGGACAATCGGCATCGTCCCCGCCGACGTCCAGCTCGGTATTCACAACGAGATCCCGGCGGACTTCAACCCGCGTCCCACCACCAACCCAACACAGTGAAGGCGTCCCGGTCGCCGTCAAGGCGCTCGAAACGCG
This genomic window from bacterium contains:
- a CDS encoding alkaline phosphatase family protein; its protein translation is MSFMRRRARGATALGVFVLTMILSGAPYSAGQSVAQIGDPAIPPVLIGPTSEPQLNWNQLIGLLRRRVKYVFLIYQENRSFDSYFGTFPEADGLYSQPADHTPGYYQTIINTDGSLALIHPFRIGPDQYAADTDDIDHSHSRIVARMDVAGGHPLMDHFAINEELKYSPEGPPSLKAKQFGELAMAHEDCDTVPILWRYANRFVLFDHIFQQMTGPSTPGNLAIIAAQTGATQWLKHPDQAYHGSGDQGTGVPVLNDADPFWGSQLDPTPATRRLPVNPRDFSGTPPKEYATQINLTFASLPLTLQGYNLDRVAAQDRDPHGDLDDVRNDVTAISATGHPDVA
- a CDS encoding alkaline phosphatase family protein; its protein translation is MYEEGYDHEPTNPGPVDAEGQHASYITHHNGPQYFGYVANNPQMAQHLHGLQDLWDALDRRTLARSGGVFYVKGGSTNTLKLVPTDPDAAVRKNFLGDDDHPAYADAQISEATAAETINKIVHSPYWSQSAIIITWDDSEGDYDHVPPPSAAYGPDGGLVSDGPRVPLLLISPYARAHAIDHAVGDHASFVKFVDVLFNLPPLALLPDELTARRIGKQLYGQDNLGPTDALTPGVADLVSAFDPARLTDQAPPLPGGYAEIPDQDVVRLPAASGMSCRTIGIVPADVQLGIHNEIPADFNPRPTTNPTQ
- a CDS encoding FAD-binding oxidoreductase — its product is MTGVPATAEVVVVGGGIVGVSAAFFLAEAGVPGVVVLERSTTGAGATGRAAGIVMLQAGSEADLRLQIESIAVHQRLRDELGTDLHPHGSLLVWTTAGETQEARRRVSMHAAMGVPLELLDAGEMRRRFPYLTIDDAAVATFSGADPWITPLAMVQRLAEAARARGVAVCEGHDVTGIEAEAGRVCRVLTRRGPISTPVVVNAAGAWARAVGEMAGIRIPVTPRKRQVFVLDAEGTVPLDGPFIEEEGRDFYCKMRPEGLIMVCGEPPGETHDTTVEWGYLDDALEPTLRWLPQLRRSRVIGAWAGIRPLSADGQPVLGLAPETEGYVVAGGLGAQGLARGPLVGRLIAELITTGRTALDLSPYRLDRFARARGR